The following proteins are co-located in the Pseudarthrobacter siccitolerans genome:
- a CDS encoding ABC transporter substrate-binding protein — translation MQRRIRLASSLLGVGILLATAGCSSPAGTTQGENQADQEWSIPEKDPTATIKVLSHLQLEKNGMQGVLDAFNKEHPSIKVEFESVPFDQLNSVLEARVSAKDGNPDVYWADMPRLAALTARGYTTDLTKQFEPYKDSWDKASLEGSSAEGKLEGVPIANSTQLLFYNKDLLDKAGVAYPSDDAQKRVTWEKLSSDAKKAVDAGAPNGLVLGQVDRYYQLEALPVSLGGSPGATGNGNLTPDITSEAWVKSMGWYGSIFKDGLSPRGVGAEQSDPDFLAGKTAFQVQGPWLLPALQKSNVNWGVALHPYFEDGKPVTASGSWALSMNPFSQKKEAAAIFMKWMSVDNGGGYAINAPTPELPANVEGKDEYFARSVFASEEGKKAAKIIDYETANTGITRLSTVGYVEFEEVMGRAFSDIRNGSDPKAALETAAGQLNKVWAPYK, via the coding sequence ATGCAACGACGCATTCGCCTCGCCAGCTCCCTGCTTGGCGTGGGCATCCTCCTCGCCACCGCCGGATGCAGTTCACCTGCCGGCACCACCCAAGGCGAGAACCAGGCTGACCAGGAGTGGAGCATCCCGGAAAAGGACCCCACGGCCACGATCAAAGTCCTGAGCCACCTCCAGCTTGAGAAAAATGGGATGCAGGGTGTGCTGGACGCTTTCAATAAGGAACACCCCAGCATCAAGGTCGAATTCGAAAGCGTTCCCTTTGACCAGCTCAACTCAGTTCTCGAAGCCCGGGTTTCCGCAAAAGACGGTAACCCTGATGTCTACTGGGCCGACATGCCCCGCCTTGCAGCCTTGACAGCCCGTGGTTACACCACCGATCTGACGAAGCAATTTGAGCCGTACAAGGACTCCTGGGACAAGGCTTCCCTCGAAGGAAGCTCCGCCGAAGGCAAGCTGGAGGGAGTACCGATTGCCAACTCAACGCAGTTGCTCTTTTACAACAAAGATCTTCTGGACAAGGCCGGGGTGGCGTACCCCTCGGATGATGCCCAGAAGCGGGTCACTTGGGAGAAGCTGAGCAGCGATGCCAAGAAGGCCGTGGACGCAGGTGCTCCGAACGGTCTGGTCCTGGGACAGGTGGACCGGTATTACCAGCTCGAAGCCCTCCCCGTGTCCTTGGGCGGATCCCCTGGCGCAACGGGCAACGGCAACCTCACTCCCGACATCACCTCTGAAGCCTGGGTTAAGTCCATGGGATGGTACGGCTCGATCTTCAAGGATGGGCTCTCCCCCAGGGGGGTTGGCGCCGAGCAGAGTGATCCTGATTTTTTGGCGGGTAAAACGGCTTTCCAGGTCCAGGGCCCTTGGCTGCTGCCTGCTTTGCAGAAATCCAATGTCAACTGGGGTGTAGCGCTGCACCCATATTTCGAGGACGGCAAGCCGGTAACGGCTTCGGGCTCCTGGGCGCTTTCGATGAACCCTTTCAGCCAGAAAAAGGAAGCCGCGGCGATCTTCATGAAGTGGATGTCTGTGGACAATGGCGGCGGGTACGCCATCAACGCTCCCACTCCGGAATTGCCGGCCAACGTGGAAGGCAAGGACGAGTACTTTGCCCGTAGCGTTTTCGCTTCAGAAGAGGGCAAGAAGGCCGCGAAGATCATTGACTACGAAACCGCGAACACCGGTATTACTCGTCTCTCCACAGTCGGCTACGTGGAATTCGAAGAAGTCATGGGGCGGGCGTTCTCTGACATCCGGAATGGCTCCGATCCGAAGGCGGCGCTGGAAACGGCGGCGGGCCAGCTCAACAAAGTCTGGGCACCCTACAAATAG
- a CDS encoding nucleoside hydrolase yields MIASPTAPTRIILDTDMAMGVPGSDIDDGFALALALTEPDITVEMVTTVNGNADVESASYLTGELLDRLGAPHVPVVQGAAAPIQYPDKFRCAPEKVRAEFGHRRPRQGYAASELAKQAAEAPGELTVVAIGPLTNVAAAINLDPAFARNVKEIVIMGGVFLEHTNVSGMPGEFNFWMDPEAAEAVLRSGAAIRLVGLDVTLKVQLTREHAEKMRAGASRFGSFAGDYTMGWIDYLAVKNPGDPNAGKSCAMHDPLAVAAVSRPELLTWKDAHVEVVTGPSIARGVAVADFLTTDNPPQPNVKIAVDVDADAFISHFLDRLSSV; encoded by the coding sequence GTGATCGCTTCCCCAACAGCGCCAACGCGCATAATTCTTGATACGGACATGGCAATGGGGGTGCCCGGTTCGGACATCGACGATGGATTCGCCCTCGCCCTTGCCCTTACTGAGCCGGATATCACCGTCGAAATGGTGACCACGGTGAATGGAAATGCCGATGTGGAGAGCGCCTCGTACCTGACCGGCGAGCTGTTGGACCGTTTGGGTGCACCGCATGTTCCGGTCGTGCAGGGGGCTGCAGCCCCTATTCAGTACCCTGACAAGTTTCGGTGTGCTCCTGAGAAGGTCCGGGCCGAGTTTGGCCACCGCAGGCCGCGCCAGGGGTATGCAGCCTCCGAGCTCGCCAAGCAGGCAGCGGAAGCGCCCGGGGAGCTGACGGTGGTGGCGATCGGTCCTTTGACGAACGTGGCGGCGGCGATCAATCTTGATCCTGCCTTCGCCCGCAATGTCAAAGAGATCGTCATCATGGGCGGCGTGTTCCTCGAGCACACCAATGTCTCCGGGATGCCGGGCGAGTTCAACTTCTGGATGGACCCTGAGGCGGCGGAAGCTGTGTTGCGTTCCGGGGCTGCCATCCGTCTCGTGGGACTGGATGTGACCCTGAAGGTCCAGCTCACGCGGGAGCACGCCGAGAAAATGCGGGCGGGTGCGAGCCGTTTTGGTTCTTTCGCCGGCGACTACACCATGGGATGGATTGACTATCTGGCCGTCAAGAACCCGGGGGATCCAAACGCCGGAAAGTCCTGCGCTATGCATGATCCGTTGGCTGTGGCCGCGGTGTCGAGGCCGGAACTCCTCACGTGGAAGGACGCCCACGTGGAAGTCGTCACCGGGCCGAGCATTGCCCGGGGAGTGGCCGTGGCAGATTTTCTCACCACTGATAACCCTCCTCAGCCCAACGTCAAGATCGCAGTGGATGTGGACGCGGATGCGTTCATCTCCCACTTCCTTGACCGTTTGTCCTCTGTCTAA